The genomic interval GGGCGAGGGTGAATCGGGCGACAGCGGTTCGGAGTATCGCACCTGGCATGCCGGCCTGCCGGAAGCGCCGGAGCGGTTCCCGGCAGATGTGTCGCTGGCGCTGGGCCGTGCGGAGGCGGCATTCATCCTGGACCGGGTGCGCGAGTGTCATCCGGCGAGCCTGCTGGCCCATCTGTTCGAGCGCTGTGCGCCGGCGGACGTGGAATACCCTTGGGAGCACCCGGATCGGGCGGGTTTCAGCGACCGGCAGCAGGCGCTCCTGGATCAGGCGGAGAAGCTTGCGGTGCTCGCGCAGGGGGCGTTCCTGCTCTACAACCTGGCGCTGTCCGAACGGCGCGAACGCGAGGACTGGGTCGAGCACTACGAGCAGCGGATGGATGACTGGACCGAAGCGGCCCGGGCGCTGCCGCTGGAGGAATGGGATCTGGACGAACTGTTTGCGCTGACGGAGGGGGGAGCGCTGCGGGTACAGCAGGGGGCGCGCGACTTCCTGCGCGACTGGCGCGAGCGGGTATTGGCCTGTGGCAGCGACGGGACGCGGCTGCGGGCGGACGAGGCGGCGCGTGATCTGGTGCGTCGGCGCGAATCGCTGCTGAAGAAGGCGCGTTCGCGCTTCACCAACCCGCAGGCGCTGACGCAATGGAGCGGCCAGTCGGGTGCCTATCGCTACAACTATCGCTGGCCGACGGTGAGCCGATTCCACCGTGACCTGTACGCGGCATTTCACGGGGACGACGGGTGATGCTCGATCCGAATGGCCGCAACCTGTACACGAGCCTGCTCACACCACCGCCCGGGTATTCGCTGGACCAGGCGCTGGGCACGACCTTCTCGCTGGATATTCCGACGCTGCTGACCATCCCCGTGCATCTGTCGCTGCTGGGGGCGGAGCGGCGGGATGACGGGATCGCGGTGTACGAGTCGGTCCGCCGCACGATGGACCGGGTCACGCTCTATCTCCAGCGCGGCGAGATGCGCGCGCCGAAGGACGGCAACCATCTTTTCGGGCTGCTGGAGCCGTGCATGGTGGAGGTGGAGCCGCCCGGGGACGGGGTGTTTCACCCCAAGGTCTGGCTGCTGCGCTTCCGGCCGGACGAGGGGGTGCGCGAACCGCCGCTGCTGCGGGTGGCGATCCTGTCGCGCAACGTGACCGACGATCGCTCCTGGGATCTCTCGCTGCAGCTCGATGGCGAGCTGGGTGAGGAAAGCATCGAGGCGAACCGGCCGCTGGCGCGGCTGCTGGAGAGCCTGCCGGGACTGGCCACGCGCGAGGTCGATGCGGACCGGCGGGCGCAGGCTCGGGGGCTGGCGCGGGATCTGATGGCTTGCAAGTTCGCGTTGCCCCCTGGTGCCGAGAGCCTGGAGTTTGCGGTTCCGGGCCTGCCGGGCATGCGCTGGGAACCGGAGGCGAGCGATCGCCTGGCGGTGATCTCGCCGTTTCTGAAGGATGCCGCGCTCGGCCGGCTGGCCGGCGCCAGTGGCGGTCCGGTGGCGCTGATTTCGCGTCCGGAGGAGCTGGAGCAGGTTTCGCCGGATGTCTGCGGCGGCTTCGGTGGCTGTTACGTGCTGCACGAGGCGGCCGAGACCGAGGACAACGAGGGCGAGATCGACCACGACACCCACGGGCTGCACGCCAAGGCATGGATCAGCGAACGGGGTACTCGCACGTCGATCACGCTGGGATCGGCCAACGTGACGGATGCGGCGTTGCTGGCGCAGCACAACCTGGAGGTGATTGCGACCCTGAAAGGCCCTCGGCGCAAACTGGGTGGCATCGACGACCTGCTGGGCGAAAAGGGCCTGGGCGGCGTGTTGCAGCGCTGGGAACCTGGGGAGCGAGCGGAGCCCGAGGCTGCAGAACTCGTGAGGGCGCGCGAGCGGCTGGAGCGGGCGCGTACCGAGCTTGCGCGGGGTGGGTTGCGGGTGGTTTGCGAGGCCGGTAATTCGGAGGATATGTGGCGGTGGTGGCTGGTCGGGCAGGTGGAGCTGCCGGAGTCGGTGAATTGCCGCGTTTGGCCGGTGAGCCGGTCACCCAGTGATGCGGTAGCGCTTGGGGAGGGCGGTGACACAGGGAGAAGCGAGTTGCCATATGGCGGCGTGGCCTACCTGACCGGGGTCATTGCCTTTGAGCTTACGGATCCGGCGGCGGACCACGCGCTGCGCTTTGCACTGAACCTGCCGATCGAGGGCTTGCCGGTAGAGGAGCGCGAGGCGGCCATCCTGCGTGCCGTGGTAGAGAATCGCGACGGGTTCCTGCGGTATCTGATGCTGCTACTGGCAAATGACGATGCCGCCGCTGGCGCCTTTATCCCGATGGCGGGAAGTGGACACGGGCACTGGCAAAGGGTGGTGCTGGACGAACTGCCGCTTCTGGAAGAGATGACCCGCTGCTACAGCCGCGAACCGGAGCGCCTGCGGGATATCGCGGAAATGATCGAGCGCCTGCAGGGGCGCCTCGGCACCTCTGACCTGGTGCCGCCGGAGTTCGAGGCGTTGTGGCGGACGTATCAGGAAGCGATGGAGCACCGCGATGGCCGGGATTGAGGGTTTCGATGCCCAGCCGGTGCTGGACGGGCTCAAGCCCTTTCAGCGCCGCACCGTGGATTACGCCTTCCAGCGGCTGTTCGACCCGGCCGGCAGCGGGCGCTTTCTGGTGGCCGACGAGGTTGGGCTGGGCAAGACGCTGGTGGCTCGGGGGGTGATCGCGCGCAGTCTGGAGGCGCTGAGCGGACAGGGCGAGCGCGTCGACATCATCTACGTGTGCTCGAACGCGGCGATTGCGCAGCAGAACATCCGCCGGATGAATGTGCTCGAGGACAACGAGTTTGCGCTGGCCAGCCGCTTGACCCTGTTGCCCGAGACGGTTCATCAGCTCAACCGGAATCCGGTCAATTTCATCAGCCTGACCCCGGGGACCACCTTCAACCTTCGCTCCAGCACGGGGATCGCGCGGGAGCGGGTGCTGCTGTTCCATCTGCTCGATGGGCTGGAAGGTCTGAGCTCGGCCGGTCTGAGCAAGGTGCTCCAGTGCAACGTCGGGGAACGCTGGCCGCAACTACTGAAAGAGGGGCCGGAGGAGATCGAGGCCGACCTGGCAGCCGCGTTTCTGGAGGATATGCGCCAGCAGACGGAATTGCTCGGAGAGCTGCGGCGACTGTGCGAGGTCTTTGAGGTACCAGAATCCGAGCGGCCGGCGGAGACGAATGCCGAGCGCAATGCCCTGGTGGGTCGGCTGCGCCGCAGGCTTGCTCGCGTCTGTCTGGATGCGCTGCGCCCATCGCTGGTGATCCTGGACGAGTTCCAGCGGTTTTCCGACCTGCTGAACGGGGAGACAGAAGAAGCCGAACTGGCCAATGACCTGTTCTCGCTGGAGGGTGCGCGGCTCCTGCTGCTGTCGGCAACTCCGTACCGGATGCTGAGCATGCACGGAGAGTCGGACGAAGATCATCACCAGAACTTCCTGGATACGGTGGGGTTCCTGTACGGCGACGAGCACGAGGTGGACGGCCTGCGTTGGGCACTGGAGACCTATCGCCGCGGCTGCCGGCAACTGGCAGAGGGCGATCACGAGGGTATTCAGCAGGCGCGTGAGGGTCTTCAATCGCGGTTGCTACGGGTGATGTGCAGAACGGAGCGCGTGGGCTTGACGCGCCGGCGCGATGCCATGCTTTCCGGGGACGAGCGCACCGTGGAGCTGGCGCCCCTGGATCTCGAATACGCCCGGAACATCGATTCCACGGCGCATGCGGCGGGGTTGCCGGATGTCATCGAGTACTGGAAGTCGGTGCCGTACATGCTCAGCTACATGCGCGGCTATCAGATGCGCCGGGAGCTGGATGCCATTGCGACCAAGCCACCAAAGAAGCTTCGGCGGGCGATCGCGCGGGGGAAGGGGCTCAGTACGATCGACGTAAATCGCATTGAGGCCTACGAGCCGCTGGATATCCCGCATGCCCGGATGCGGGGATTCATCGACGAAACCGTGGGTGCTGGTCTGTGGGAGCTTCTGTGGTTACCGCCTTCGTTGCCCTATACGCAGCTGGCCGGGCCGTGGGCGCGGGCAGGAGAGGTCACCAAACAGCTAGTGTTCTCGGCCTGGAATGCCGTGCCGGATGCGATTGCCACGCTGTGCTCGTACGAGGCGCAGGCGAGGGCGTTTGGCCAGGTGGGCGGGGATGTCGGGTACAGCAATACCTACGAGCGGGTCCGGCCACTGCTGCGATTTCAGACGGACGCGGATGGGCGCCTGACGGGAATGCCAGCCCTGGCCCGCATCATGCCGGCGCCTCGCCTTGCTCGCGAGGTGGATCCTTTGCATCTAGCCATCGCCTTTGGCAATGGTGAACCACCGGCCCTCGGCGTACTCCTTGTGGAGGCCACGCGGCGCTGTCGTGACCTGCTCGACGAACTGCCACAGGGGGACGAGTACGGGCGGGTCGACGAGCGCTGGTACTGGGCCGCGATCGCGATGCTGGAACGGGATGCGGGCCTGATCGAGTGGATGCAGGCGGCGAGCGGCTGGCCCGAGGCCATCCCCGAACAGGAAGGGGGCGAGCACTTTCGCGCCCATCGCGACCAGATGATCCAGGCCATGCGGGGGGGACTGGACCTGGGGCGGCGCCCGTCAGACCTTGCAGAAGTGCTGGCCCGGTTCGCGCTTGGAGGCCCCGGGGTTTGCGCGCTACGTGCACTGCGGCGGGTGGCTACGGATGTCGATTGGAACGATCCGGCATTGTTGCTGGGGGCCGCGCGGGTGGCCAACGGCTTTCGTACGCTGTTCAATCTGCCCGAGAGCGTGGTGCTGATCCAGAACCGGGATGAACAGCCCTACTGGCGGCAGGCACTGGACTATGCGGTGGAGGGCAATCTGCAGGCCGTCCTGGACGAGCAGGTGCATGTGCTGCCGGAGCAACTGGGGAGGGTAGAGGCACCCGCCGCCGAGCGCATTGATGCGGTGGCGCGCGCTGTGACGGAATCCTTATCCATGCGTTCGGCGCAGCTCAAGGTGGACGACGTTCGAGTGAACAAGCGCCGGTTGGAGGTCGCGGATCTCTCCATGCGTTGCAGGTTCGCACTGCGGTTTGGCGATATGCGCGATGACACTGGCGGCGCTCTCGCTCGTGCCGACTCCGTGCGGGCGGCGTTCAATTCGCCCTTTCGACCTTTTGTGCTGGCCAGCACCTCGGTCGGGCAGGAAGGCCTGGACTTCCATACCTGGTGTCACTCGGTGGTGCACTGGAACCTCCCGTCGAATCCGGTGGACATGGAACAGCGCGAGGGGCGCGTTCATCGCTACAAGGGCCACGCGGTGAGGAGGAACGTCGCCCAGCACATCGGCCTGGCCGCGCTTGCGGACTGGCAGGGGGAAGGAGACCCGTGGGCCCGCCTGTTCGAATGCGCTGAAGCGACGGAGTTTGGCCAGCAATCCGACCTGGCACCGTGGTGGATCTACGAGGCCGGGGACGCACGCATCATGCGGCGGGTCCTGCTGTTGCCATTGAGCCGAGACGTGGGGCGCCTCAAGCGCATGAAACGCCAGCTCGCGCTCTACCGCATGGTATTCGGTCAGCCGCGACAGGAAGACCTGATCGCCTATCTGGATCATGCTCTGCCGGAGGATGCGCCTGAGGACTGGCAGATTTCTTTGCTCCCGCCTGCTCTGCCAGGTTGAACCCGTGCGCATGCGTTTTGGGAAAGCTGATCAATGGACACGCTGACGTTGGCACCTCAGGTTCTCCTAGGCAAAGCGTGTCTTGCTACGGATAGAGCTGCGGCGAGCGCCGCGTTACAAAGGGCTTTGACAGGGGGCGGGGAGCGCGTAGAATACGCGGCTCGAAGACGACAGGCGCGTAGCTCAGTTGGTTAGAGCACCACCTTGACATGGTGGGGGTCGTTGGTTCGAGTCCAATCGCGCCTACCAGTATTTTGAGAAAGCGAGCCAGGGTCTCCCGGCTCGCTTTTTTGTTTTGGGGATACGGACCATGGAAAGGTTCGCAGGGTGGGTACATGCTTGCGGTATGGGTGCTTCGTTGGGGGCGGGTGTCGGACATCTGCGAATGAACGCGCGTACGTTGCTTCAGCCGCTGGTCGCGGCGTTGCTGCTGGCGTTTCTGGCGGCGTGTACCCCGATGCAGCCGGCGTCGGACCGGGTGGACCGTACCCCGCAGGCGCCAGCGGTACAGGGCGAGCTGGCGACCTGGCTGGATACGCTGCCGGCGGTCGAGGAAGGGCAGACGGGGTTCCGGCTGCTGGATACCGGGGCGGAGGCCTTTCAGTGGCGGGTGCAGAGTGCGCGCAAGGCGCAGGAACGCATCCATATCCAGTACTACATCTGGCGCGATGACGTGGCCGGTCGCACGCTGCTCGGGGAGCTGCTGGATGCGGCGGACCGGGGCGTGGCGGTGTCGCTGTTGCTGGACGACATGGATTTGCGCGGCAGTGATGACCTGCTGGCCGCGGTCAATCAGCATCCCAATATCGAGGTTCGCGTGTTCAACCCGTTTCGTACGCGCCGGGGTGCGGTGCGTGCGGGGGTGGAGTTTGTTTTTCGTGGCAGCGACCTGAATCGCCGTATGCACAACAAGGCCTGGGTGGTCGACGGGCACCTGGCGATCATCGGCGGGCGCAACATCGGCGACGAGTACTTCGAGGTCAGCCCGTATTACAACTTCACGGATCTGGATCTGGTGATGGTCGGCCCGCTGGCGACGGAGGTCGATCATTCGTTCGTGGAGTACTGGAACAGCCGCGCGGCGATCGATCTGCGGCGGATGCGTCGGGTGGAGCAGGACCCGGAGAAGCTCGCGCGCCACCGGGAGAAGCTCGACGCCTGGCTGGCCGAGCACCAGGAACATCCGCTGCTGACACTGGAGCCACTGAATGGTGTGCCCCTCGCCGAGCCGATTGATGATGCCGGGGCTTACACCTGGACGGACCAGGCCAAGCTGGTCGTGGATGACGTTGGCAAGGCCAAGGGCTACGAGCATATCCGGGACGGGGTCGCCGAGGCGGTGGCACGGCGACTGGATGCGGTCGAGCACGAGTTGTTGATGATATCGCCGTATTTTGTGCCGCGGCGGGATGGCACGGCGCAGCTGATCGCGATGCGCGAGCGGGGCGTGCGGGTGAGTGTACTGACAAACTCCCTGGCGGCGAATGATGTGGCCTTTACCCACAGCGGCTACTCGCGCCGCCGTCCCGCATTGCTGGAGGCCGGGGTGGAGCTGCACGAGTTGCGCCCGACTGCGCTGCCGCCACGCGCAGCCGCGGATCGCGAGATGGGGATTGGCTCCTCGCATGCGAGCCTGCATACCAAGGCGCTGATCATCGATCGCGAGGAGGGATTCGTCGGCTCGTTCAATCTGGACCCACGCTCGCGCTATACCAACACCGAACTGGGCGTGTTCCTGCGCGAGCCGGAGATCGTGCAGGAGCTGCTGGAGCTGTACGAGCACAGCACCCGGCCGGAGCTGGCGTATCAGGTTCGGCTGGACGACGAGGGCTGGCCGATCTGGACGGACGACGAGGGCACGCTTTACCGCACCGATCCGAAGGCGGGTATCTGGCGGCGCTTCTTGTCCGGGATTACGCGACTGGCGCCAGTGGAGCCGCTCCTGTAAACAGGGGGCCTGTCTTGCCGTTCACTATAGGAGTTGTCATGTCCAGAAAAGCACTCTCGCTTCTCGCCCTGCCGTTGGCCGCGCTGATCTCCACCGCAGGTGCCGATGAAGGCGAAATCCAGCGCATCCTGGAGGCCAAGGAGGCGGCCTGGGAGGCCGGTGATGGCGAGGCCTGGGCGCGGGACTATCAGGAAGACGCGGGGCTCGTGAACCTGTTCGGCACGCGCTTTGATGATCGCGCGACGAATGCCAAGCGGCATACCGAGGTCCTGCAGGGGCCGTTTGCGGGCAGCTCGTTGAGCGTGGATGTCCAGGATATTTCGATGCTGAGCGAAGACACGGCGTTCGCCGAGGCCGTGCTGCGGGTATCGGACATCGAATCCATGCCGGCCGGGTTGCCGGATCGCGGCGATGGCGTGCTGTACACCCGCATGAGCTTTCTGCTCGAGCGGGATGATCACCACGGCTGGCAGATCCGGTTCGGGCATAACACGGTCGTGCATCCGTAGGGCTGTAGTGTCAGGGGGGTTACATGGAATGTAAGGCATGCGGGCGGGACAACCCGCCCGAGGCGCGCTACTGCAATGGCTGTGGAGCGGATCTGGTCGAGGTGGCTGCAGCGTCGCCGGCGCACGCCGGGCCGCCGGAGGATCGCGCCGCCTTTGGCGGCTTCTGGCGGCGTGTGCTGGCCACCCTGGTCGATATGGTGGTCATCGGGGTGCCGCAGATCGTGGCGCAGATGGTGATCAGCCCGGAGACGATGGCGCCCAAGGGGCCGGAACCCGAGTTGATGGCGGCCGATATTGCCTGGATGCTGATCAACATCCTGGTGGCCTGGCTGTACTGGGCGGGGATGCACAGCTCCCGCTACCAGGCGACGGTCGGCAAGATGGCGGTGGGGCTGCGTGTGGTCGACTATCACGGCGAGCGCATTACCTTCATGCGCGCGACAGGACGCTATCTCGCGGAGATCCTTTCGGGCCTGCTGTTCGGCATCGGCTACCTGATGGTGGCGTTTACCCGCCGCCGCCAGGGGCTGCACGACCTGATCGCCGAGACGTTCGTCGTGCGCAAGGAGTGGCTGAACTAGGCCACCGCTGCGGTTGTAACGGCAGCGACGGTTTGTGAACCGCTCCCGGGCGTTGGGAGTCCGTATGGAATAACCCCGAGTGGGGAACTAGTCTCCAACGGAAATCCATACGGGTACCCCCGCCCAAGGAGCAGAGATGAAAATCGACACACTGATCGAGACGGCCGAGGCCATGGTGGCCCCCGGCAAGGGCATTATTGCCATCGACGAATCCACCAGCACGATTGCCAAGCGATTCGAAGCGGTGGGCGTGGAGAACACCGAGGAGAATCGCCGAACTTACCGCGAGCTCCTGCTCACCACACCGAAGCTGAACGAATACATCTCCGGCGCCATCCTCTACGACGAGACCCTTCGCCAGTCCACGCGCGACGGCAAGCCGTTTGTGGATGTGATGCGCGAGGCGGGCATCCTGCCCGGCATCAAGGTGGATACGGGCGCCAAGGACCTGGCGGGGTTCCCCGGCGAGAAGGTTACCGAGGGCCTGGACGGGCTGCGCGAGCGCCTGCAGGAATACGCCCGGATGGGTGCGAAGTTCGCCAAGTGGCGCGCCGTGATCACTATCGGCGAGACCATGCCCACCGATACCTGCATCGAGGCCAATGCGCATGCGCTGGCCCGGTATGCGGCGCTTTGCCAGGAGCAGGGGCTGGTGCCGATCGTGGAGCCCGAGGTGCTGATGGACGGCGATCACGACATCGAGACCTGCTATGGCGTCACAGAGGCGACGCAGCGGGCGGTGTTCAGCGCGCTGTACGAGCATCACGTGTTGCTGGAAGGCACGATCCTGAAGGCCAGCATGGTGATCCCCGGCAAGGACTGCCCGGAGCAGGTGGGTGTGGACGATGTCGCCCACGCAACGCTTCGCTGCCTTGCCTCCGCGGTGCCCGCAATCCTCCCCGGTATTGTGTTCCTGTCGGGCGGGCAGAGCGACGCGGATGCAACTGCGCACCTGGATGCAATGAATCGCATTGGGGGCACGCCCTGGCCGCTCTCGTTCTCCTACGGCCGCGGCATGCAGCAGGCCGCGATGAAGCTGTGGGGCGAGGACATGCAGGCGAATTTCGAGAGCGCGCAGAAGACGGTATACGAGCGTGCCCGCGACAATGGCCTGGCCGCGGAGGGCAAGTACGCGGCCTAGGGCGTGCGGGTCACGATGGGCGGGTGCAACCTGGAACCTGCGGCGTAGTTGATCTGAATCAATTCCCGCCGGGTTCCAGGTTCATAGACTGTAGCTGCCGGGCATGGGTCGGTCGGCGAGGGCACAAGGATCAGCGCTGTCGGCGCCGTGCCCCCGTATCGATTCCTCCGGCGGTGTATGTCGCGTCTTGGCCTGTTACCCCCAGGGTGACAGGCCTTTTTTGTGACCTGCGTTGTGGCTCTGGCAGGCTCCCGGAGCATTTTTTTGTCAGCGCAGATCGGATTGGAATGGGTTCGATTTTTATACGATCCCGCGCGAACTCGCGGTAACTCCGGTAGGCTGCGCACCCGATGACGACCAGGCCGATGGAACAAAATTGGCC from Thioalkalivibrio sp. ALJ12 carries:
- a CDS encoding DUF6361 family protein, with the translated sequence MLQSRIAWLDHDAEARERSMRVLAMFGERDTRDELGLGAVRDNLADLLFPGTSTIQTRLRYMLLVAWVYQQVEAELAQGALAAEKVPARAADLEFRIVDVLREADDRAGVFGIGSGRTLQRLPSSVYWAGLASWGIREVPLSQERYHRSVAGLVERRREGVARAGEGESGDSGSEYRTWHAGLPEAPERFPADVSLALGRAEAAFILDRVRECHPASLLAHLFERCAPADVEYPWEHPDRAGFSDRQQALLDQAEKLAVLAQGAFLLYNLALSERREREDWVEHYEQRMDDWTEAARALPLEEWDLDELFALTEGGALRVQQGARDFLRDWRERVLACGSDGTRLRADEAARDLVRRRESLLKKARSRFTNPQALTQWSGQSGAYRYNYRWPTVSRFHRDLYAAFHGDDG
- a CDS encoding phospholipase D family protein — translated: MLDPNGRNLYTSLLTPPPGYSLDQALGTTFSLDIPTLLTIPVHLSLLGAERRDDGIAVYESVRRTMDRVTLYLQRGEMRAPKDGNHLFGLLEPCMVEVEPPGDGVFHPKVWLLRFRPDEGVREPPLLRVAILSRNVTDDRSWDLSLQLDGELGEESIEANRPLARLLESLPGLATREVDADRRAQARGLARDLMACKFALPPGAESLEFAVPGLPGMRWEPEASDRLAVISPFLKDAALGRLAGASGGPVALISRPEELEQVSPDVCGGFGGCYVLHEAAETEDNEGEIDHDTHGLHAKAWISERGTRTSITLGSANVTDAALLAQHNLEVIATLKGPRRKLGGIDDLLGEKGLGGVLQRWEPGERAEPEAAELVRARERLERARTELARGGLRVVCEAGNSEDMWRWWLVGQVELPESVNCRVWPVSRSPSDAVALGEGGDTGRSELPYGGVAYLTGVIAFELTDPAADHALRFALNLPIEGLPVEEREAAILRAVVENRDGFLRYLMLLLANDDAAAGAFIPMAGSGHGHWQRVVLDELPLLEEMTRCYSREPERLRDIAEMIERLQGRLGTSDLVPPEFEALWRTYQEAMEHRDGRD
- a CDS encoding helicase-related protein gives rise to the protein MAGIEGFDAQPVLDGLKPFQRRTVDYAFQRLFDPAGSGRFLVADEVGLGKTLVARGVIARSLEALSGQGERVDIIYVCSNAAIAQQNIRRMNVLEDNEFALASRLTLLPETVHQLNRNPVNFISLTPGTTFNLRSSTGIARERVLLFHLLDGLEGLSSAGLSKVLQCNVGERWPQLLKEGPEEIEADLAAAFLEDMRQQTELLGELRRLCEVFEVPESERPAETNAERNALVGRLRRRLARVCLDALRPSLVILDEFQRFSDLLNGETEEAELANDLFSLEGARLLLLSATPYRMLSMHGESDEDHHQNFLDTVGFLYGDEHEVDGLRWALETYRRGCRQLAEGDHEGIQQAREGLQSRLLRVMCRTERVGLTRRRDAMLSGDERTVELAPLDLEYARNIDSTAHAAGLPDVIEYWKSVPYMLSYMRGYQMRRELDAIATKPPKKLRRAIARGKGLSTIDVNRIEAYEPLDIPHARMRGFIDETVGAGLWELLWLPPSLPYTQLAGPWARAGEVTKQLVFSAWNAVPDAIATLCSYEAQARAFGQVGGDVGYSNTYERVRPLLRFQTDADGRLTGMPALARIMPAPRLAREVDPLHLAIAFGNGEPPALGVLLVEATRRCRDLLDELPQGDEYGRVDERWYWAAIAMLERDAGLIEWMQAASGWPEAIPEQEGGEHFRAHRDQMIQAMRGGLDLGRRPSDLAEVLARFALGGPGVCALRALRRVATDVDWNDPALLLGAARVANGFRTLFNLPESVVLIQNRDEQPYWRQALDYAVEGNLQAVLDEQVHVLPEQLGRVEAPAAERIDAVARAVTESLSMRSAQLKVDDVRVNKRRLEVADLSMRCRFALRFGDMRDDTGGALARADSVRAAFNSPFRPFVLASTSVGQEGLDFHTWCHSVVHWNLPSNPVDMEQREGRVHRYKGHAVRRNVAQHIGLAALADWQGEGDPWARLFECAEATEFGQQSDLAPWWIYEAGDARIMRRVLLLPLSRDVGRLKRMKRQLALYRMVFGQPRQEDLIAYLDHALPEDAPEDWQISLLPPALPG
- a CDS encoding phospholipase D family protein; this encodes MNARTLLQPLVAALLLAFLAACTPMQPASDRVDRTPQAPAVQGELATWLDTLPAVEEGQTGFRLLDTGAEAFQWRVQSARKAQERIHIQYYIWRDDVAGRTLLGELLDAADRGVAVSLLLDDMDLRGSDDLLAAVNQHPNIEVRVFNPFRTRRGAVRAGVEFVFRGSDLNRRMHNKAWVVDGHLAIIGGRNIGDEYFEVSPYYNFTDLDLVMVGPLATEVDHSFVEYWNSRAAIDLRRMRRVEQDPEKLARHREKLDAWLAEHQEHPLLTLEPLNGVPLAEPIDDAGAYTWTDQAKLVVDDVGKAKGYEHIRDGVAEAVARRLDAVEHELLMISPYFVPRRDGTAQLIAMRERGVRVSVLTNSLAANDVAFTHSGYSRRRPALLEAGVELHELRPTALPPRAAADREMGIGSSHASLHTKALIIDREEGFVGSFNLDPRSRYTNTELGVFLREPEIVQELLELYEHSTRPELAYQVRLDDEGWPIWTDDEGTLYRTDPKAGIWRRFLSGITRLAPVEPLL
- a CDS encoding SgcJ/EcaC family oxidoreductase, with the protein product MSRKALSLLALPLAALISTAGADEGEIQRILEAKEAAWEAGDGEAWARDYQEDAGLVNLFGTRFDDRATNAKRHTEVLQGPFAGSSLSVDVQDISMLSEDTAFAEAVLRVSDIESMPAGLPDRGDGVLYTRMSFLLERDDHHGWQIRFGHNTVVHP
- a CDS encoding RDD family protein, whose product is MECKACGRDNPPEARYCNGCGADLVEVAAASPAHAGPPEDRAAFGGFWRRVLATLVDMVVIGVPQIVAQMVISPETMAPKGPEPELMAADIAWMLINILVAWLYWAGMHSSRYQATVGKMAVGLRVVDYHGERITFMRATGRYLAEILSGLLFGIGYLMVAFTRRRQGLHDLIAETFVVRKEWLN
- a CDS encoding class I fructose-bisphosphate aldolase produces the protein MKIDTLIETAEAMVAPGKGIIAIDESTSTIAKRFEAVGVENTEENRRTYRELLLTTPKLNEYISGAILYDETLRQSTRDGKPFVDVMREAGILPGIKVDTGAKDLAGFPGEKVTEGLDGLRERLQEYARMGAKFAKWRAVITIGETMPTDTCIEANAHALARYAALCQEQGLVPIVEPEVLMDGDHDIETCYGVTEATQRAVFSALYEHHVLLEGTILKASMVIPGKDCPEQVGVDDVAHATLRCLASAVPAILPGIVFLSGGQSDADATAHLDAMNRIGGTPWPLSFSYGRGMQQAAMKLWGEDMQANFESAQKTVYERARDNGLAAEGKYAA